The Aminipila terrae nucleotide sequence CCAGGGCTAGCAAATGTGAGCAGTTATCAAACAGTTGTGAACCCACATGAAAATGAATTCCTTTGAAATTGACGAAAGGACTATTAATTGCTGCTTCAACAGCAGGATAAATAACATCTGCATCAAGAGGTATCCCGAATTTAGAATCCTTTTTGCCTGTAGTAATATAATTGTGGGTATGACTGTCAACCCCAGGTGTAATTCGATAAAGAACATTTATCTTTTTATTTTTTTGCTTACAGATTTCTTCAATCATATGTAATTCCTGAAGTCCATCAATAATAATTCTGCCAATGCCATATTCAATAGCTAATTCTAATTCCTCTCTCAGCTTATTGTTTCCATTAAACTCAATCCTCTCTGCTGGAAATCCGGCTTTAATTGCCGTAAATAATTCTCCACCTGAAACAACGTCCATGCAAAATCCTTCCCTCTCCATGATTTTACACATGGCAATGGAACAAAATGCTTTTGTAGCATAAGCAACTCTGGTATTTTCATACTTATCAGGAAAGCACTCTTTTATTTCATTACACTCTTTCAAAATAGCATTTTCGGAGTACACATAAAGTGGTGTGCCATACTTTTCCGCCAGTTCTACGGTACTGCATCCATCAAAATACATAACATTGCCTTTTATTTCTGTAATCATCGATTCCCTCCCCAGATATCTCTATTTCCTTTACTGTACTTAATTTTCATTAAATTACCATACTTTTGTAAACAATACCATATTAAGCAAATATGGTGCCAATTATATTTAAGCCACCTATATCTAAGCCACTCACCATATACTGCAATATATCTGCATATTTTTAACATTACAAAAACAGATTACTGACTTATGCCATTATCATTTTGAAATTTACGTCCTGATTTCAGGAATAGAGCTTTTTTCAGGGTATTATTTGTTTCTGAAAGAGCACTCCCGATTTGGCACATTTTTTGCTTAATATTAATGTAGAATACTATAAGAGAATTTATAATCCTATGGGTACGTCTTATTAAAAAATAATAAGAGAAAGGAAATGTAATTATGGACAACATTCTAAAAGAAATTAACACCATTCCAGGCCATATAGGTTTTTATTACAAAAATATGGTAACGGATGAATGTATCAGCTTTAATGAAAATCACCATTATATACCTGCCAGTGTAATCAAGCTTCCAATTGTTATGGAGATTTTCCGTCTGTCAGCAAAAGGCAAAGTGAGTTTGGATTCAAAGCTTTTAGTTAAAGATGAAGATAAAATGCCAAGCTGCGGTGCATTAAATTCTTTTACAGGAGAACTTTGGGTAGATATCCGGACCCTATGTAACTTAATGATTACCATCAGTGATAACACAGCAACCAATGTACTTATTTCATATTTTGGAACAGATACGTTAAATGAAGGTTTTCAATCCATTGGGCTTACAGAAACCCGGGTTAACAGACGTCTGTTTGATGCAGAAGCTTCTGAGAAAGGAATTCAGAATGTTATCACCCCTGCAGAAATCGGGATGCTTTTAGAAAGGCTTTACAGAAATGAATTTGTAAATCAGCAGGTTTCAGAAGATATAAAAGAAATCCTGTTCAGGCAGCAGATTAAACATAAAATCAAAGAACTGCTGCCAGTTGGAACCAAAGTGGGAAGTAAGACTGGAGACGATGATAATATTTCAAATGATGTTGGAATTGTTTATGCTAAGCAGCCTTTTGTGGTCTGCTTTATATCAAATGAAACAGTTCCAAGTCTGTTTAATCCCTTTATCAGAAAAACTTCTCTGGAACTTTTTAACAGGTGCAATAAATAATCATTATTTATTTTATATACTCTCTGGGAGGCCTTGCTGTTATTCTTACCACAATTTCATTTTTATTCGTTTCTGCAAGCTTTGATGCCTCTTCAATGGTCATGGAGTTATTTGTTCCATCTCCATATATGATGGCAGTGTCTCCCTCTTTTACATCCGGAACTTTAGAGAAGTCTGCCATGCACTGGTCCATGCAGATAACTCCAATTACAGGACATTTAACTCCTTTAACTGTGACATACCCCCTGTCCCGCATATTCCGTGGGTATCCATCTGCATAACCGAAGGGAAGCGTTCCAATCACCATATCTTCCGGCGCTTTCCACAAATAATCATATCCTACACCTTCGCCTTTTGAAACCTGGCGTAACTGAGAAATTTTTGTGGTAAATGTCATGGCCTGTTTTACATCTACAAATCCTTTATGAAATCCCTTAAGTCCATAAATTAATGCTCCTGGCCTGATCATGTTCATACGATAATCCGGATAATCCACTGCAGAAATACTGTCTGTTATGTGTTTAAACTTAAAATGCATCCCTTCCTTTTCAAGTTCTGATATGATGTTTATAAATTTCTTATATTGTTTTTCATTTTCTT carries:
- the lysA gene encoding diaminopimelate decarboxylase, with amino-acid sequence MITEIKGNVMYFDGCSTVELAEKYGTPLYVYSENAILKECNEIKECFPDKYENTRVAYATKAFCSIAMCKIMEREGFCMDVVSGGELFTAIKAGFPAERIEFNGNNKLREELELAIEYGIGRIIIDGLQELHMIEEICKQKNKKINVLYRITPGVDSHTHNYITTGKKDSKFGIPLDADVIYPAVEAAINSPFVNFKGIHFHVGSQLFDNCSHLLALETTLQLVKKTKEKFDYDITELNIGGGFGVTYTDEQRKPYEYFVKPVMEKITEFFNQLGMERPAVVIEPGRSMVAEAGITLYKVGSIKEIKGIRKYVSIDGGMTDNIRPALYQAEYKGVIANKMDMPADDVVTVCGKCCETGDVLIKDGKFARAEQGDILAVLTTGAYGYSMASNYNKNPIPGVVLVKDGKSAEIIKKQSYEDMIERECYVEL
- a CDS encoding serine hydrolase; the encoded protein is MDNILKEINTIPGHIGFYYKNMVTDECISFNENHHYIPASVIKLPIVMEIFRLSAKGKVSLDSKLLVKDEDKMPSCGALNSFTGELWVDIRTLCNLMITISDNTATNVLISYFGTDTLNEGFQSIGLTETRVNRRLFDAEASEKGIQNVITPAEIGMLLERLYRNEFVNQQVSEDIKEILFRQQIKHKIKELLPVGTKVGSKTGDDDNISNDVGIVYAKQPFVVCFISNETVPSLFNPFIRKTSLELFNRCNK
- the alr gene encoding alanine racemase: MLRDTVVQINLKTIATNMDKICQMVGDDVAVMAVVKANAYGHGAVSIAPTLIEHGASYLAVATMTEALEIRKAYREYPIFILGHTPDRLLHLVVEENITQTIFSESQARIIAEESRKSRKKAKVHIKIDTGFHRLGTEDLAELKRICAIEEIEIEGIFTHLALVSDEENEKQYKKFINIISELEKEGMHFKFKHITDSISAVDYPDYRMNMIRPGALIYGLKGFHKGFVDVKQAMTFTTKISQLRQVSKGEGVGYDYLWKAPEDMVIGTLPFGYADGYPRNMRDRGYVTVKGVKCPVIGVICMDQCMADFSKVPDVKEGDTAIIYGDGTNNSMTIEEASKLAETNKNEIVVRITARPPREYIK